The genomic segment TCCTGCTCATCCCTACACACTCAACCCTCTTTCATCCCCAGGCAGCCACTGATCAGCTTTATGTCACTCTATACTAATTTGCActtcatcagtcagttcagtcgctcagtcatgtccgactctttgccaccccatagactgcagctagccaggcctccctgtccatcaccaacttccggagcttgctcaaactcatttccatcaagtgGGACTTCCTAGAATTTTATAGAATGTACTTCctagcattttatataaatgcaacCATACATTATATTATGTGCTCTTTTTTGTTTGAATTATTTCACTCTGATGAATAATATAGAGAATAAGCCATGCCAAAGCATGAATGAacatttgattctttttctttttgattgagTAGTACGTCACTGTGTGTTAATTGACCAcatttgtttctcctttttttgttGATTGAGGTTGAGTTTGAATCATCCGTTTTCCGGTGCAGGCCCTAGCTTAAGTGACCTGAACAAGGTCCTACAGCCAGAGTTATGAATTCACAGAGTGGGGCCAACCACTCTCCAGAGGGTGTCTGGCTGCATCTGGTCCTGCTGGGACAGCCTGATGGTCCACCTTCATCTGCCCCTCCTCTGGTCCTGCACAAGCTCTCCTTTCTAAAAATTGCTTCACTTCTGCTCCATTATATGTGGCTTGCCTGCTTTTAATGATCCACAACCATCCATTTCTTCTCTATTTTACACTAatgcaaatattatatattatttacatgATATAAGCATGTactttattatattaattataattcaGTAGAATAAAAATTTGGTATAATACATTGATATATTGTATGATATACAGAAATATATGCTATATGTATGCAATTATGcattatatatttcttcttagttccatatgcattttaaagaattttataagATTTCAGTTAAATTTTTGACTTTAACTAGAGTTATGTTTCCAAAAATAAATTGTCTGATAACTTTGAAAGCATGACTCCATTGCCTTCTTGGACCTAGTGTACTGATGAGAAGCTTGATCATGATATGATATTCATGTCTTTTTCATAAGCTGGTACCCTCTGGCCTCTGGTACTAGGAACTTTAAAGTTTCTCTTTGTATTTGTCTGTAGTTAGCATCtgcttttgtatcatttttcctcTTTGCACTTGGTAGGAACTTGAAATTTAGACTCTTTAGCTGAGAATATACTTTTTATagcattgtttttattattttcttgtcCTCATTCTTCAGTTGCTTTTACTGGGATTAAGAATTTCTTTCAGAATCTATtagaaaaaacatttctttcacCTTTCTGGTAAACTTTATTGTGTATATCGTGAGTGTATTTCTCTACcctggtttttccattagtttgCTCCATCAGATTTTCCTTTCAGAAATACTTTTAAGGGCATCTCAATGGGCTTTTAGGAGGAAATGAACTCTGTGATTGGTTAACAGGGCTTATCTTCAGATGGTATGTACCATTTCAAGCATTCCCTTGTGAAAATGATGAAATGCTTAAGTTCAGACCTGGCTAGCCTAGGCACAGAGAAGACAGGGATACTCTTTGTACATTTAGACTGTAGTTTCAAATTGGAGTTGTCCAAACTAAATTATTAACACGGAGAGTGACTAGAAAGCTCTGGGGTGTGCCTGAGATCTAATGAGGGATAAGGAAGGAAGATTTGCAGAGGACACTGGGAGTCTGTGGTTGGAGAAAATACAATGTTGTGTCATTTGCCATTTTACCCAAATTATTCCAGAAGAGGTTAAGATATATTAAGAAATATccattaaatagaaataaattatgtaaagAATCAAGTTCATAACCAACTCAGTTTTACACTGACTTGCAAAAATGCTTAAAACTTGCATATACTTAATATACTTACTATGTGTTATCAAACCTGTGAAGAcatcttttccaaagaatatcTGATTTGGGACGTTAGAACATGAACATATCATTTGTGGGGGGGTGGGCAGTACTGAACGCAGTACAGAGGGGAATGTGAGTCCTCTATCTGTGAGGATCTCACAGCAGCAGTATTCAGAGGGATTACACCCATTTCTCAGGTGAATGGAGAGACGTTGCAATCTGCTTCCAGTGACAACATCCCGAGAAGAGAGCGATCTTTTCTCAATCAGCACTGACTTTTGCAGAAGCTCACAATTGTGGGTGTGCCTAAATATCATGGTGTTTTTAATGCTTTCCTGTAATGTAATTCGTCCATTACAAGCTGCTCATGGTGTATGTTCCCTTGTCTGTTTGTTGGTGTCCACTGAAGATACAAAAATGATTCTTGACTGGAGGAAAAAAGCCAAGTATTTGCTCTCACTGTGTGTACCCAGTTATATCTTTTTAGCTAAAATCTAGTAAAGTGGCCACAACAGGATGAAGAATTGGTTCAAGTCTAAGGATATAAAAAGTCTTTGGCCAAAGAAACATAATGGGTAACTTAATGTGAGGAACTCTTCTGGAGAATAACTGTCTTAATAATCACTCTTCAAAATAATCTTCCAAGTTCACACCTTGCACTACAGGGATTCCATCTAGGGATTCTCTTATAGATAGCTTTTATATATCAGGAAGGATTGTGTGCTTTAGGCAGTAATGCAGATAAACCTGGTAGGAAATGATTCCTTCACTCTGTAATTACTTCCCATATCACTTCCTGTTGCAAAGAGAAACTCTGGaggtaaaaaaatagaaaaatatttataactaaaagaaaattttatcaaATTCAGGGAATGATGCGTTAGTTAAAACTAATCCCAATGTTATTTTTCAGTGTAATTTTTGTGCTTTGTTATTAAACACAATTGTGatttttacaataaggaaaatgaaaaaaaataattgtaataatatCTGATAATTTCCTCAGATATCCTAGTGGATGTATGTTTTTCCCCTAGGTGTATTGAAAATCAGAATCCTATGTTCATTGTGAAAATCAAGGACAGAATTCTTTGAGTGTAAACGACAGATCATGAGCAGCAACTCATCCCCCACTGCAGCTGTGCAGCTCTGCTATGAGCACCTGAACGGATCCTGTGTGAAGACCCCTTACTCACCCGCATCCCGCGTGATTCTGTACATGGTGTATGGCTTTGGGGCTGTCCTGGCTGTGTTTGGAAACCTCCTGGTGATGACTGCCATCCTTCATTTCAAGCAGCTGCACTCACCAACCAATTGTCTCATCGCCTCTCTGGCCTGTGCAGACTTTCTAGTGGGAGTGACTGTGATGCCCTTCAGCATGGTCAGGACCGTGGAGAGCTGCTGGTACTTTGGGCGAACTTTCTGCACTTTTCACACATGCTTTGACGTAGCATTTTGTTACTGCTCTCTCTTCCACCTGTCCTTCATCTCCATTGACAGGTACATTGCTGTTACTGAGCCTCTGATCTATCCCATCAAGTTCACGGTGTCTGTGTCATGCATATGCATCAGCATCTCCTGGATCCTGCCCCTTACTTACAGTGGCGCCGTGTTCTACACGGGTGCCAATGAGAAAGGGCTAGAGGAATTGTCTAGTGCCCTCAACTGTGTAGGAGGCTGTCAGACAGTTGCAAATCAAAACTGGGTATTGATAGATTTTCTGTCCTTCTTTATACCTACCCTTGTCATGATCATTCTCTATAGTAATATTTTTCTTGTGGCCAGACAACAGGCTAAAAAGATTGAAAATACTGGCAGCAAAACAGATTCATCATCAGACAGTTATAAATCCAGAGTagccaagagagagagaaaagcagctAAAACCCTGGGTATCACAGTCATAGCATTCATGATTTCGTGGTTACCATACAGTATTGACTCATTAATTGATGCCTTTATGGGCTTCATAACCCCGGCCTATATTTATGAGACTTGCTGTTGGTGTGCTTATTACAATTCAGCCATGAACCCCTTGATCTATGCTTTATTTTACCCTTGGTTTAGGAAAGCCATCAAAGTCATTGTGAGTGGTTGGGTTTTCAAGGATAGTTCTGGGAGCATGAATTTGTCCTCTGAACAAATGTAAGCCGTTGGGTTGAGGAGGTTGAAGATATCTTTACATTTTCCAAATGAAACGAGTTTTAGAAAATCAAGTAAGGTTtttcatgaaagaaaacaaatggctTTTTCAGTTTAACTGGATGAGCCCTTGTGTTTCAGTCTTGTTAGGATGTGCACTTCTCTTTGCttctccaaaaatatttatttgactgataAATGTTAACTCCCTTATTTGTTAACTACTGCAGAACTCACCATAGCCCACTCTCTGCAGACCGTCCACTCCCCCGCCACACACATTTTTATTCCATTAACCATTCCTTTTGTATCCTGTAAACATTTCAGTTGTCTCTgatttcctttgtctttctttttcaaagtggTCTACGTATTTCCAACTTCTCAGAACTTTCTCTGTGATTAACTTTCTCAAGGTTGTTGCCTCCCCCCCgccttttctgctttgctcatATTCCCAGGAAACTTTTGGGTTTCAGTTAAATCTATTATGCTTAAGGTCTGCACTGGTGTCTGTCTGAGAAATTGATTCCAGCATCTTCTGCATCCTGTCTCTGGCCCACAGTGGTGCCAAATTGTACACAGATGCCCAAGATGATAGGATGGAGGGATAAGTAACTGCCCTCTGCTTGATAAGTGATTGTCAACTTGTTTAAATCAGTTCTGCATATTGGTAGGATCTCTATTGTTTTTCACACCTGGCTTTGTTAAGATTCTTCGGTACAGAAATACTCTTCTTGTGATtagaaaacagattaaaaagatTTAAACATTACTAGAAAGTAAAATTGTTACCAGAGAATTGCAAGATCAGAGTGGCTAAGACACAGAGAAAAGCAGCTAAAACCATGGACATCACAGTTTAGTATTTTTGGTCTCATGATTTTTCAGTGTAATcaattcattcattgattcttcTTTGAGTTTTATAGCATTTAATATGCTTATGAGATATTTTGCTTCTTCAgttactatcagatcagatcagatcagatcagtcactcagtcgtgtccgactctttgcgaccccatgaatcgcagcacgccaggcctccctgtccatcaccaactcccggagttcactcagactcacgtccatcgagtcagtgatgccatccagccatctcatcctctgtcgtccccttctcctcctgcccccaatccctcccagcatcagagtcttttccaatgagtcaactcttcgcatgaggaacTGGCTCTAAATCCTTTGATTTATGCCTCATTTTACTTTGGTTTAAAAAAGTAATAGGACTTATTAAACTGGAAATATTAACGGACATTTCATCAATCAAAACTAAAttctaaaacaaattttatattGATGATTTGAAAAATTTAACAGTGATCTAGTGATATATTGAAAATTTCTGAATAATTGTTATATGAAATATAGTGCTTGAAAATGATCCACTAAACTGGGGAGGAAAAACAGTACCTCAATTTCAGCAGCATCAGTTTTACACTGTTATTTTTTGAGAAGTGGACATCCTCCGAGCATTTGATAAAAACATATTACTTACTAGTGGTTGACACCGTGGTCATAATTTCTAATTTCCTCACATCTTTACACTGTCCTGCTCTGTCAGTTGttacttttctctttcaagtCCCTGTTATTCTTTTACCTTTCCTACCAAgcttagctttttcttttttcatttccaaatgttTCTTCCAAGTTCTCTGTTAATGTCTTTCTGTGaactcagtttcagttcagttcaatcgctcagtcgtgtctgactctgcaaccccaggactCCGTTTAGTTTGCTTTTAGTTTTAGCAAATTGATTCTTGGGGTCCAGTCTTTCTGCAGCTCCTAAAGATCTCTGAGCCATATCCATCAGCTTAAGACCCAGGATgagattcatattttatattttaggagATATTTTGTAAAGGTAGGAATAACCATGAGCAATATTTGTACTGCAGTAGTAGTTTCTTTTATGTAACAATTTTCCCATTTCATGAAGTTTGTTGCTTTTACCTTCCAGCTCATGATGGAGGgcaattgtcttttatttttccccctatATGTACTATTTGGAGTTTATAGCTATTCATGATTAAAATAACACTATTATTTATGTTATTGAAAAAtggataatttaaaaatgttaatgtggtataaaactttttgaaaaactGTTAACGATcttgcttcatgtattttacaAAATCAAAACGGATTTATCTGAGATattaaaaactagaagaaaacatagtttttataatttattgGTAGAATCATGATAGAATATAGATTCATgcactaaattaaaatttttcaacttcaaagtgaaagaaagacatgttaaagaaaaacacacaaacttGGAAAAGCTATTGGCAGCAAACAGGATGAAGAATTagtagattaaaaaatataaaaagaatttacAAAACATTAAGATGGAGATGAATATCCCACTaaacataaatacaaaattttacaGAGGTATggttaataaatacattaaaatgtcaaatgtacacataattttaaaattaattaaaatcttaTACAGTTTTGTATCTCATATTTGACAACACTGGATCATTAATATCAGATTAATTAGAGTATGAGAAATTGAGTACTCTGCTGAAAGTTGAGCACTTTCATAAACAAGTAGGAAAAACATAATTTAGCATTTTCTTTTAGAGGGGATTTAagatatttatgtaaaatttcaaaTCACATGTGTCACATGACTCTGTAGTTCTGTTTCTGGCAAGCAAGCACATGAAGAGAGTCAGGCAAGGAAGGAAACGTAACAAGGACATTCATCGTATATCTTTCAGTTACTAATTACAATAAACTAGGTTTCATATGGTGTAAATTAAATTATGCTCTACCTTTGAAATGAGATGTTATGAAACCATTAAAAAGCACAACTGACCATTAAAAATAGCAACTGACAAGGAAAGAAAACCTCAATATACTTCTTTGactaaaatcaaaagaaaacaaaagcaaaacatctGACCTAAATTATAATGCAACGTATAATAAGCCCTCATATTACACTTTTACAAAATGTACCTTTGTGTATAATAGTGTCTGTTATGGGGGGATTTACTTtgtaatttatctttaaaatgttaatgtttatgataaaataaatgtattaaaattgaTGTTAACAACACACATCTCTATTTTTATCTAAGCATTGAAGTTGTTTTATCTGTGTGCTTGGTTGTTTTATTTTGGTGGACTAACATTTGAGCATAtatctttggtttatttttgtcttatctAATGAAACTAAATTGTCGGTACATTGGTATATTTTAGAAACTACATCTTAAAGAGATTTAAGTATCTCAGGATTtatatcttaatatttttaaggtatttttaaTGGTTTCTTTCAGTAGATCTTTAATGCTCTGACTCTTCTTCTCTATATTAATAATGTGCTGTACTCAAGAGCGATGGAAGCTACCAAGAGTTATGTTTCCATGTTCCACTTGTGCTTTATTTCTACTCTTTAGGTAATTTTTGAAAAGTGACAAATATGCACAGTAGACGTGTTGAGTAGATGCACATGCTTTTGAGAGACGACATAACCTCCCAGCCTGGCTGTTAGGAGCCCTGCCCCTCAGGGAAGGCAAAGGTGCTGCCAAGTCAGGTCCTTAGGGTAGGAAAACGCATTCCTCAGTAGACAGACCTCAAAAAACACCCACGGATACTGTGAGACTGAGCTTTCTGAACATGGATGCCACTCTGGGGATAAAGGAGCAGAATCCCTATatttattgagatttttttccttgtacCTGGTGCAGTGTGAGGCTCTAAGCAGATTTAAGAgtattacagaaaaatataaatcctATCTAGCAGCCCTGAGCAGGTGAAGCGAAGATTTGTATCTGTCACCACGGGCATTTCATGTCCTCTCCCTTCCTAACCCTTCACCTCTGCAGATATCCAAACAGCTTGGCAAAATGAGGGGGGTGGGGTCAAGTTGTGAGCAGGTCTCCTTGAGCTCATGCCGCTCCCCACACTGCGCCTGCGCTACAGCCGCTCTCAGCCTTGCGAATGTGTCCAGCCCCCATCTCGGAGCCTCAAAACACACTGCCCTCTCGGCCTGGGAAACCCCTGTCTGTTTTTACCTTAAATATCTCCTGGATCCTCTCGACCTATATTTAAAGTTACCTTCTTGGTAAAATTACCTGTGAATACAATTCCCATGCTTCATTGTGGTGACCTCCACTGCACTCTGTTTATCGGAACCATCACCACATTGAGTTGTCTTTACTTGTCCACATGTTAGCCTCTTACGTAGAGTTaagagaagtaaaataaatataatggataagctctaatttatttaaaaatcctatAAGGTGATAGGCAATCTACCAGGAGGAAAGAAAGATTTGAAGCAAACTGAAACACTCATAGCTTGCTGGTGAGAGCATAAAATGGTCCAGCTACCTTAGAAAATGTGTACTTCCTTACAGAGTTAAACATACACTTCCCAATATGACAGTCCCAAGATGAACAGTCTAAATATTTGTCAACTGGTATATGGATAAAATAACTGGAAGGCAATTGAATTCAGACAATGGAATTCCATTTAGCTATAAGGAGGAATGAGCTGCAAATGTTCTCAGACATGGGTGAAACTCACAGACACTGAGctgagtaaaataagccagacagagaagaaGACAATCTGTGTGACCTTTGTGACACAAGATTTTTAGGCCTCAGAAAGTAATCCCTAGCCATAGAAGGGAGATCCGTGGTTCCCCAGGATAGGAGAGGGGATATGTGGGGTGATATTAAGTATAAAAGGGCCTGAGGAGAAATACAGGGTGTTGCTTCCCTTCTTGGTTGTGAATACAAGAGCAGATACATTTATCATGTCATCAGTCTGTACGTACTAAAAATGTaaacttttcaaatatattttatgccTCAATATTAAAAAGCTGATTTTTTAACATAAGTAGaagtcatggagaaggaaatggcaacccactccagtgttcttgcctggaggatcccagggactggggagcctggtgggctgcctgtggggtcgcacagagttggacacgactgaagcgacttagctacAGAAgtcactgagggcttcccaggtggcacagtggtgaagaatctgcctgccagtgcaggatcggcaagagacatgggtttgaaccctgggttgggaaaatcccctggagtaggagatagtaatctgctccagtattattgcctgtaaaatttcatggacagagaagcctgggagactacagtccatgggattgcaaagagttgaacatgactgagcaactgagcacaccacATAGAAGTCATtcatcagaaaacatttttttgaaacATAAGCTCATCTATTCTAGAACATtaagaggaaatggaaatttgTCAGTGGTAAAATATGGAGTATAATATAGGAATGCTCCCATTCCAAAAGTTCTTTcaacaatttatttaaaaaaatatcttccaTATAGTGCCCAttacaacaagaaaaacattAGCAGGAACAATGTTTTATTTGTACTTGCACTTCCTTGGTTGTTTCATGAGGCAAACATTTTGTCCTCTACTCCTCCTCTTTTCTAAATCTGAATTATTAAAGTTAAACCTGAAGCATTCAACTGTTtaatatatgattctatttattttttttctttaacacaaACTGATactggaagagagaaaggacttATTTGAAAGAGTTCTAGTGACATTCAACACAGAAATGATAAACAAATGattctaagaaaaatgaaaaggcagtaaCTAATAACAGTAAATAATATGACTTTCCATTTCTGCTCAAAGGTTTTAAAGGCTAGGCATTATTATATTTCACGCAAAGGTCAAATGACATCAGGAAATTATAGGACATAAACTTAGTTTAGCATAAACGTAATTgttatttaattctttctttctaaacACCTTGCACTTGTGGGGATTCAATCTTAAGAGCTTTGGGGATTGAAATTATGGAACTATGTTCCTGAGGGGAGAGAGTGTTTGGGGCATTATCATTGCTCTGACAAATTAGGAAAATAATGCTAATAAAATGTGGCATTCGGACATGCATCATGTAATAGTTTCTTGAAGACAAACTCTTCTCTGAAATGAAGGATGAGGTAATACaggaagtctttaaaaaatttaaatagacaGCATTTTATGTAACAATGAAAATTAACCACTTATTCATTTAGAAGTGAATAATTTTACAAGATGAGGATACGAATCACTTTCTAAACATGTAAGTGAAGATTTGCACTTATAAGGAAGCAAAGACAGAATGCACTGGCAACTACTGACattgtatttatcttttctttaaggACATTTCAAAAGCAGGAATGACATCCTGGGCCACAGAGGGTGACAGGTTTCCAGGTATCAAATCAGAGAATCATGAGCAGTGCGTCTCCTTCTGCTGCAGCTGTGCAGCTCTGCTACGAGCACCTGAACGGATCCTGTGTGAAAACCCCCTACTCACCAGGTCCCCGCCTCATCCTGTACACAGTGTTCATCTTTGGAGCTGTGCTGGCTGTGTTTGGAAATCTCCTGGTGATGATTTCCATTCTCCACTTCAAGCAGCTGCATTCTCCTACCAACTTCTTGATTGCTTCTCTGGCCTGTGCTGACTTCTTGGTGGGAGTGACCGTGATGCCCTTCAGCACAGTGAGTTCCGTGGAGAGCTGCTGGTACTTTGGGCAGCGTTACTGTCAACTCCACTCTTGTTTTGAAGGCTCATTCTGTTACGCTTCCATCTACCACTTGTGCTTTATCTCTCTGGACAGGTACATTACCGTCACTGACCCCCTGGTCTATCCAACCAGGTTCACTGTGTCTGTTTCTGGCATGTGTATTGCCTCCTCTTGgctcttttctattattttttctttttctctttttggcacAGGAGCGAATGCAGCTGGACTGGAGGATCTAGTAAGTGCTCTCACCTGTGTGGGAGGCTGTCAAATTGCAGTGAATCAGAGTTGGGTATTGGtgaattttctattatttttcatccCCACCCTTGTGATGATAGTTCTTTACTCCAAGATTTTCCTCATTGCTAAACAGCAGGCTAGAAAAATTGAGAGTCTGAACAACAAGACAGGGTGATGCTCAGACAGCTTCCAAGACAGAGTGgccaagagggagagaaaggcagCAAGAACACTGGGCGTCGCAGTGCTAGCGTTTCTGGTCTCCTGGCTGCCTTACTTCCTGGATTCCATCATTGATGCCTTCCTAGGTTTCATCACTCCCacatatatttatgaaatacTGGTTTGGATTGCTTATTATAACTCAGCTATGAACCCCTTGATTTATGCTTTCTTTTATCCTTGGTTTCGAAAAGCCATCAAACTCATTGTCACTGGCAAAGTCTTGAGAGCGAATTCCTCGacagtaaatttattttctgggTAAGTCCACATTTTAGATGGAGGAATTGAATATAGATTCACCGTGAACACTCCATTGGGTAGAAAACTTCATCATATACATGCAAGATCTtgtaaagtaaaagaataaattatgcTTCCAATATGATCTAAAGACTTAAATTCAGTTTCATCATTCTTTGGTCAATATAACATAAAAACCTGGTTGTTATGGAAACAGCATGACCTTGGAGCCAGAAATGTGGCATTTTACCATTGATCTTGGGCTACTACCTGTCTCTGAACTTCACTGTACAGTCTCTAGTTATTAATCCCTTCCTTGCAGCATTCT from the Bos taurus isolate L1 Dominette 01449 registration number 42190680 breed Hereford chromosome 9, ARS-UCD2.0, whole genome shotgun sequence genome contains:
- the TAAR6 gene encoding trace amine-associated receptor 6, with protein sequence MSSNSSPTAAVQLCYEHLNGSCVKTPYSPASRVILYMVYGFGAVLAVFGNLLVMTAILHFKQLHSPTNCLIASLACADFLVGVTVMPFSMVRTVESCWYFGRTFCTFHTCFDVAFCYCSLFHLSFISIDRYIAVTEPLIYPIKFTVSVSCICISISWILPLTYSGAVFYTGANEKGLEELSSALNCVGGCQTVANQNWVLIDFLSFFIPTLVMIILYSNIFLVARQQAKKIENTGSKTDSSSDSYKSRVAKRERKAAKTLGITVIAFMISWLPYSIDSLIDAFMGFITPAYIYETCCWCAYYNSAMNPLIYALFYPWFRKAIKVIVSGWVFKDSSGSMNLSSEQM